The following is a genomic window from Janibacter sp. DB-40.
CGACGCCGGGCCCATCGACGCCGGGATCCTCCGCAGGCGTCCCGGCCGTGGCCGGCTCGGTCGTGGGGGCGGGCGCGCTCGCCTCGGACGCCGGGGGCTGCGACGGGGACGGCTCCGCACCGGGGTCGGGACCGGACTGCTCCTCCTGCACGTGCATCCCTCCTCCCGGTCGACGCGGTGTGCTCCGCGGGGTCATCGTGTCAGGTCGGGGTGACGGATGGGGCGCAAGTCACGGGGCGTCGACGAGGACGTCGGCCCGGGCGCGTGATTCCACGCCGACGGTGACGGAACCGCCCAGGGAGGCGATCAGCCCCCCGACCATCGGCAGGTCCGCCTCGCCGGTGAGTCGGACGACGACCGTGCGCCCGTCCGGGGTTCCCGTTCCCCCTGCCACGGACCAGCTCTCCAGGCCGTGGGGGCGCTCCCGCCCGGCGAGGTGCTCGACCGCCACGCCGCGCACGGACTCGTCGGTCAACGGGAGGGACCGGCCCAGCCCGCTCTCGTAGATCTGCTCGGCTCCCTCGTCGGTCGCCGCGAGCGCGGCGGCGTCGGCCGCATCGAGCAGCCGCATCCGCGAGACCTGCACGGAGGTGACCGCCAGTCCGCCGATGATCACCGTCATGGCGATGACCGTCAGCCCGAGGACGAGGACGGTCAGCTGACCGCGGTCGTCGCGGAGCCGGGTCCGCACGAGCGGGAGGAGGCCTGACAGGCGTCGCGCGAGATCGCGAAGGGGGGTCATCGCGCCTCGTACTCCGGGACGGGTGCCACCTGCGTGGCGGAGACGGGGATCTCCAGCGGCACCATGTCCGCGAGGAACGCCGGCGCCAGCGGCAGCGGCACGGCCACGGCTGCCCGTGTGGTCACCGACGCGCCCGGAGAGAGGCACGGGCTGCCCGTGCACGTCAGGCCCAGCCGCCCCTGGCCGCCGAATCCCTGGTCCGCGAAGGCGATCTCGGCGGCCGTGTGGGAACGGGCGCGGGCGGACTCGTCGTCCTCGGCCGTGACGAAGGCCCGTGCGGACTCCCGAGCGGCCTGGGTCACGGCGTAGGAGCCGGCCTGCAGCCGGGCGAGGCAGAGGACCAGGTAGACCAGCGGGACCAGGAGGAGGATCGCCAACCAGGAGAACTCGATGACGGCGCTTCCGCCGTCATCGGCCAACCGTGTGC
Proteins encoded in this region:
- a CDS encoding pilus assembly protein TadG-related protein, which produces MTPLRDLARRLSGLLPLVRTRLRDDRGQLTVLVLGLTVIAMTVIIGGLAVTSVQVSRMRLLDAADAAALAATDEGAEQIYESGLGRSLPLTDESVRGVAVEHLAGRERPHGLESWSVAGGTGTPDGRTVVVRLTGEADLPMVGGLIASLGGSVTVGVESRARADVLVDAP
- a CDS encoding pilus assembly protein; this encodes MSTWRTRLADDGGSAVIEFSWLAILLLVPLVYLVLCLARLQAGSYAVTQAARESARAFVTAEDDESARARSHTAAEIAFADQGFGGQGRLGLTCTGSPCLSPGASVTTRAAVAVPLPLAPAFLADMVPLEIPVSATQVAPVPEYEAR